From a region of the Triticum aestivum cultivar Chinese Spring chromosome 7D, IWGSC CS RefSeq v2.1, whole genome shotgun sequence genome:
- the LOC123165465 gene encoding 60S ribosomal protein L34, producing MVQRLTYRKRHSYATKSNQTRVVKTPGGRLVYQYTKKRASGPKCPVTGKKIQGIPHLRPTEYKRSRLSRNRRTVNRPYGGVLSGPAVRERIIRAFLVEEQKIVKKVLKIQKTKEKTTKS from the exons ATGGTGCAGCGGCTGACATACCGAAAGCGCCACAGCTACGCCACCAAGTCGAACCAGACTCGCGTCGTCAAGACACCAG GTGGGAGGCTTGTGTACCAGTATACCAAGAAGCGGGCGAGTGGGCCAAAATGCCCGGTTACCGGCAAGAAGATCCAAGGA ATTCCACACCTGAGGCCTACTGAGTACAAGAGGTCCAGATTGTCGAGGAACAGGAGGACTGTGAACCGTCCTTATGGTGGTGTTCTGTCTGGTCCTGCAGTCAGGGAGAG GATCATCAGGGCGTTTTTGGTGGAGGAGCAGAAGATTGTGAAGAAGGTGCTGAAGATCCAGaagaccaaggagaagaccacCAAGAGCTAA